The Macrobrachium rosenbergii isolate ZJJX-2024 chromosome 28, ASM4041242v1, whole genome shotgun sequence genome includes the window AAGGAGTTAGAAATGACTTGCAAGACGGCAGATAATGACATACCGAATCACTTATCTGCACACAACTACTGGTCCCACTGAAAAAATGTTCACATGCTGATTTAGTTACAAAAcattgtttaaccagaccactgaaccaAAACTCTTAACTCTAATGGGGCTGGTCAGGATATTCTAAAGACATTATAAAATACAGTGTAGTTAATCTTCATTGGGATCCCTAAAATAATCTATAAGCCCTTTGATATTTTGAGCTGTTTATATTAGTACATTATATTTTGAAGCCAGTATACCAGTATTGCATACTTAagatacaatttttatttatgactgtGTTGCTGTACATCATTTATATTCAAGATAACCTTGccatattacaaaaatagactagTTAAATTTTGGTGGTGCTTTTAATTTAACTATGAAGGTCTTGAATATAAACTGGAGTGCTGAAAACTATCATTTCCATTTCGTTTTTTAATGATCTGCAGTTAAAGTATGCAGGCTTGTAGTTCAAAACTTCGGGACTGTCTCACTCTGAAACTAGGGatgagttttctctctttttttttttttttggtataaaaaaagtttaaatcttACCAAAAGAACATTCTGGGAAGGGGACATTGGTGTTTCATTGCTTAGAACAAGGTCACCAGGACACCATTCTATTATGAGAaaatctgaggaggaggaggagatcacCTAGGAAGGACAGGACTCTTGCAATGGCTGATTCCTACCATGGGCTTCATGAAGAAAGCCACTTcctaaaagaccataatgaaatatattcctAACTGTGGAAGGATGCAACTCCCTTTTTGTAGTTACTGAACTGAATCCATAAAAAAACCCACCTCAATCCTGCACTTTAATAGCATTAAAGACAATAGTTTAAACCTCAGTCAACCTCCTGTGGTCACAACATTCACCATGAACTGGCAGCAGGGTTAAAGAGGACAAGCAAGGGGATAAAATGGTGTACCTGCCtccaagaaaaatggcttttttAAGATAGCTAAGCTCTCCAAATTAAATCCAAAGACTTATCAGCAATGACTGCTCTTCATCCTTGCATGTAAGCAACAAAGATATTGATGTTGCAGAATGCTTGTGAAAGCATGATTACCTAGATGATCTTGGTAAGTATGGTAATCACATCAATATTTCCaatgtatgaaatttataatGGTCTAGAAAAATGTAAGATAAAACCCAGACTGCTAAAAAATAGCATATACCATTCAGAAATTAAACCCTCTTAATACTCATACAACAAATCCTATGGGAGATCACCTTCTGATAGCAATATAGTTTGGAAAACTTTTGGAACAAACCCATACGTAGTGTACATTCTCTTGGTGACCAGTGGTAAATTTTTCATCCAATACACACACTTCAAGATGAAATGGTCAAGTTAGGCAATAAGGTAAAGACGACTTCATGGTGTAGACTTCATGGTGTCTTTGGACCTGAAAGACAGGTACAGTATTTCCAGATTCCAGGTCATGCAATGCCTGAGTAGACTGGCTATCAGTTATGCGGTATGTAATaatgtacaagtaaaaaaaagagggccattaattttatgatgagacacaatacacagaaaaataaatacagacaaGTTATACAACATGCTCTCCCCTTCAATGCAAGGATAACATGTAAAATTAAGTTTCCATATTTGCTGAAAGAAATgtagtaaaattaaacaaattataaaaacctATACACACTTTAAAACTAATAAGGCACTGCTTAAGTCTTAAGACAtttatattaaagtaatttaaatatTGGAAAATGTGAGATATCAGCAATATCCATTCCTGAgaatcaacaaaataaagaaaatctttgcCTGCAACCTCAagttattttaatatctttatataattaagaaatttcaGAAGAATAATACTGGTAAACAATTCTTTATGGCTCCTTTTCAAGCCTTTCaagctttgcttttattttttttaaacgactatattctttatttacagcccgtaattttaatttcaaggtAGCACACTGAGAAACTAATTGTATAGCAGTTTTGAATTCAGACTGGGCTTGTCGTAAAGTTTGTGGTGGTAAAGCAGTGAACCAACGTATAGGGTCACGGTTAACTGTCTTTACTTTTCTCTCACTGTAATTGAGATCCTCTATACCATTCTCATCAAGTGGCTCTTCATCTTCAGTACCTCTAAATCTTCTACGTAAGCCTTCCATCTGGTCATCAGTATTAGTAACCATTTTATCTGGGGCTGCTTCTTCATGTTCTTCCTCTACAATAGTTACTACAGGGTCTTGGAATTTGGTATCAACATGGTTGTATAGAATGTCTCCTTCATACCCCTCTAGGGGTACTGGAGTCATCACAGCTGTTGCCAGGGCATCCACTTCTCTTTCCTCATTTGGTAATTGCAACGAACTGACAGCTTTGTTGCCGAGTGCATATCTGGTTTTGCTTAACATGAAAAAGCCTCCTCTCATAGTACTTTCCAACATCATATTGCTCTGAAATGAAGGTGATTTTCAAATCATTCAGGAATAGCTTGCCTACATGGAATCATTTATTCATGTGATTTAACAGTAGAACTACGAAATATGTACAGAAATTTTATGCAAAACTGGAAAAGTTGAAAGATAGGATACTACTGGAGCATACTGCACTCCAGGAATCTACTTGACTTTGATGCTTAAACCAATGAAAAACCTGCATTTGGAtggaaatcaacacacaatcttgtgcaataaaagtaaatttctttgtgACATCAGGATCAACCCTTGGACTCTCAAAGAGAAAATGCAAAGGTGTTGCCAACTTAGGCACAAAGGTCATGCTAGAAGCTGGAATTAATTACATAGTACCTGAGGATTTACCAGGCAAAGCTGGACATCTGACATAGCAGTGAGTTTCACATAACTTCCTAACCTGCAAGTGACTCTGCtgataacatttcatttgaattatcccttcccAGTGAGATCAACACAACCACCAGACCATGGTGGGCCAACAAGTTGGGCTAAACTCACAAATATGCCAGGCCAGCAGCCTACCTAAACAATTCCTCAGGTACTGTGTAAGTACTTAGATTCTAACTTTTTTATAACTTTCATGGCTCAGTTGGAAGTGCTCTTGTGTTTCACTTGAGAGTCTTGGGTGTGAACTCAATGTGGTAAAATTTTAAACCTGCATTTAATATGCAACGGATGTGGTGCTGCTGGGCAAATGAGTTATTTA containing:
- the LOC136854039 gene encoding coiled-coil domain-containing protein 115, with translation MATSIQLSPESLCDGLDQLCIQKLELMDQLIKSNMMLESTMRGGFFMLSKTRYALGNKAVSSLQLPNEEREVDALATAVMTPVPLEGYEGDILYNHVDTKFQDPVVTIVEEEHEEAAPDKMVTNTDDQMEGLRRRFRGTEDEEPLDENGIEDLNYSERKVKTVNRDPIRWFTALPPQTLRQAQSEFKTAIQLVSQCATLKLKLRAVNKEYSRLKKIKAKLERLEKEP